GCACTACAAAAACACCATCTAGCAGCTAAAATCTACCATTAGATCTCTGCAAATCAACTAAATGATGCAAGTAAAGTCATTAATTACCTCTTGAGCCAGAAGCAagttcatccaagaaagatgTAACTTATCTTTTTCTGCCCATTTGGCCACAGATGATGGGATTTTACTAGTATGTCAATGTGGGTGACCACTAGAATTCTGGATTCCAACCCCTTAAATGAGtaattttcattcttgttgtGTGTTACAGATGACCCAAAGAAGACAGGACACCTTCTGGCACTTGAAGGGGCTAAGGAGAGGCTGCAATTATTTAAAGCGGACTTGCTGGAAGAAGGGTCCTTTGACTCAGTAGTCAATGGGTGCATAGGCGTTTTTCATACTGCATCACCCGTCTTGCTCTCAGTTGCTGACCCCCAGGTACTTGTATCTTGTCAGTTCAGCCATCCTTCGTGCCTCATACTCGTCTCTGTTGCAATGTTGTCCTTGGTTTTTACATAACTTGTTTACATTTCACTCCATTCCATTATCCATGTATAGGGGACTTCTCTAATGATCTTGCTTGTGCTCCAGCAATCAGTTTCTAGTGATCCAACACAAGgagtttcaattttttctgaTAGTTCCAATAGGTTCTGTTCTGaatgattttgttttctcttgGATAATTTAGGCTGAATTAATTGATCCTGCCCTAAAAGGCACCCTTAATGTTTTGCGGTCATGTGCCAAAGTCTCTTCTATCAAGAGAGTGGTGGTGACATCTTCTATTGCTACGGTCTCGTATATTGCAAAACCTCTGACGTCTGGTGATCTAGTTGATGAGACTTGGTTTTCAGATCCAGAATTTTGTGAGAAATCTAAGGTTGGTTGTCCGTAATTTCTTCACAATACTGGTAATCTTGGAATTCCTTTGATTATGTTGAACCCAGTCCATGTCGTGTCAAAGGTAATTGAGCTGAGGCAAAAGATACTTACATTATAAGTTTGGTTCTTCCTTGTTCAGCTTTGGTATGTTCTCTCAAAAATCTTGGCAGAGAAGGCAGCCTGGGAATCGGCAAAGGAGAATGAGATTGACTTGGTCACGATTAACCCAGGAATTGTCATTGGCCCTTTGCTGCAGCCCACTGTTAATCTCAGTGTGGAGGTGATACTGAACTTTGTTAATGGTACGGATGTATGACTATTTTGCTATTCCACGTGGACTTACCCCTTTTTGGTTCTTGAAAAGTTAGTCTGATGATCCTATGTTCAAATTCTTATGACTCTGGCAAATAGTCTGATCCATGTTAGGTACGTCTGGTTTGCAATTAAAGTAGGAGGGCGGTTGTGCTTTACATATTACACATGGTGCATGTGTCTTCTTACATATAAACTAATGCCATTCATTGATGAGACCTTTTCCCACGCATTTTGATTGTAAGTTTCCAAGTTTGGAACAGAGAAACGAAAAATCTTATAAATATCCTATAACATTAGgctagtgggccccaaaagaagaaacggaaaaagaagttttaaattgcccaaaagaagaaacggaaaaagaagTCGAAAAGTTAATaacgcaagaaaaaaaaagaaaaaggagatgggagagagctcggctaaatagaagctgagagtttccttaaccaaaaagaaaagaaagaaaagaagaagaagaagaagagaaaggggaagaaaggaaagaagtttTAGCACGTGCATGCCTCGGATGCCTTGCCAAGCCAACTCGACTCCATAACCCGGTAAGAGATCAAGCCTCTCGTTTGTccgattgaagtaatttttggatttatgactcaaattcagaatttttggaaaatcgagcggcgaagtctgattttggagtcgttgagccaCATATTTTTGTAAGAATGGTAATTTAGGAtgttgtggagccgtgggaTTTTTACGGattgtgatttgagcttatggtttgtccgaaacaaaattccaagtttccgcgcgcagtgaacagtacgcgtccagcaactttgggcccgtattttgtcatttttcggcttgattttgggatgaccaatttgggattcttgtaatatgtgtcaagggctctctattgactataagtatGTTTGGATCGGGGTTCGGAAGAGAAAGTTAAGGCTCGATCAAGTTTTGCACTTAAACTTCATGTTGCGAATGGCTTAAACAATCGCTTTTTTGGTTATGCGACTTGTTAGTGCACAgaagtccttttgttagagttgAGGCATAACTTAGTCATTTTATAGTCGagatagaattttattagattttaacattattcttcggttatttgatagggctttGAGTTTGACGATACAAGTATCGTTTGTCGTTTGGTCGTAGACGATAAGGTGAGTGGTACtgtatcttctttggttttataaaatcatgtcttgaagtatatatatatgtatatatattgaattaagaagagcatttttattgcataaaagccagatcgagcaattgctaccctttggttgattgtgaatctttgaaaagcaCATTATACAATGTTTGtggagaaacatatataaaattgCTTTGCAACTgatttataaaaaggtttatgatgatttaaGAAACGGATATGAAATGAatgatgggctatgttgcaaaatgttatttgtttggtttaagatattgatttttggattggatttctggtattggagaatggttatttatgtTCAATATAACTGTGAACCCAATGAggggtttttggggtatgcataccaggtttaggatatccttctagGCCTAGCCACCtactttgtaggtggagaccttgccaaggggggaatcttggtcgccttgtcacagGGCTTTGTGTCGTGATCATGGTTAGTATTGAGAAAAGATTGATCAAcggatagaccattgatatgtgttttttttttttttttatggagattattcaatgggtttgaccattgatacttgaattttgatggcgattcaaatgagttttccatattactATAAATCTTGATGATGAGAAATAACTCTTATAAGATTCAAtacttattttatatattgagttggctTGTGAAGTTTGGTATTgttttgtatacatgcatagtggttgttcgatctgcttagaagatatgtactactcaccgagctgtggttgctcatcccattccttctttaatcttttcaggttcctcaGCTAGTGGCGAATAGAGCGAGTGCGCCATCGTGGGAAacttttggggagttctattttgtttttttgtatggtttaaggaagtggtgcaaatGATCCTTACTAGTGGAATCGTCTAAGTTTTAAAgtatatattttctctttttgatgaaTTATAGAAACTCgatgttgcaaccaatttgaaggtttatctcgatatatatatatatatatatatatatatatatatatatatatatataagttaatatcagtttgttggttgtgtttgaggctgcgtcctttgtaaagaaggacggccgtgtcatccccattctttgtagtttttggggtgtgacatatattggtatcagagcctaagttttgatctttttgggTGTAGTTATGGGACGTTGTGAGGTTGTgtgatagattttatttttgcgTTAGTTTTTTAGATTCTAAGATGTAGTTTCATTCTTGGATTCAGGTGATCATGAGTACCGACTCTGAGACACTTGCCTCACTTCGTAGGAGTCGCAAAGGCAAGCGAGTCGCTACCCCTGAGGCTAGAGACATGCCTCAAGCTTCTCAAGGTGCGTCTTTGAGAAGGAGACTTGAGGACCACTATGATAGGAGTCCTGACTTGCACGAAGTCAGAGAAGAGGATCAAGAGCCAACCCGTTCAACTGAATTTGAACAAGCAATGATCCATTGGTATCACCAAGCAAAGGAATTAACTAGAGATGGAGCGACCGGTTCAGCACTTTTGCCCATTTTAGAAAGGCGAAACCACCCACTTTTGATGGGAAAGCTGATCCTCTCGCGGGCGAGCGTTGGATTAAAAGATTGATGGGATCTTTGAAGCTGAAGAGGTTCTCGAGGATCGGAAAGTTAAATTTGCCACCCAATACGGAAGGTGAAGCGAGTTTTGGTGGGATGGAATGAAGCCAAGTCTTGGAGGTAGGGATGTTATTATATCCTGGGAGGACTTTAAAAAGGCGTTCAATGCTCAATTCTTCCCAAAGTCATTCCAGGCAAAGATGAAGGGTGACTTTGTACATGTATCTCAGGGTGACTCCACAGTTTTAGAATATTCAGTCCGCTTTAATCAGTTGAGTAGATTTGCCGAACACTTGGtagcaaatgaagaagataagGCCGACCATTTCCTAAGAGGGCTCCGACCTGAGATTAATTCCACACTTGCACCTTTTGTATTAACAACTTATAAGGATGTGCTAGAACGAGCAATCAAGGTGGAACAAAGCATTCTGAAGCACGGCACACAAGGAGCGCCTCAACCCAAAAGGTTTAAGCCCACAAATGTGCAAGGTAGCCATACTGATGGTAGTGGAAGGCGAAGAGGTTTCAGCCGGCCAGGACAGTTCAAAAATCCAAGTAACCAAGGCCCTTGTAATACATGTGGAAATTATCATCACGGTGAGTGTTATCGGAAAATTGGAGTATGCTTCTCATGTGGGAAAGCGGGACACATGCTGCGAGATTGTCCTACACGAAGGAATCCTCCTATTGGCAATAGATCATGTAATCTATGTGGGCGACAAGGGCACCTAGCACACCAGTGTTTCAGGCGGAGGAATACCCCTTTCGTTAGTAGGCCCCAAGAGAACCAACAAAGGCAAAGTACAAGTGGGAAAGTTTTTACAATGACGAAGGAGGATGCGGCAGCATCTAACGCAGTTGTTGCaggtaatatttctattgccTCACATTGTGCTTATGCATTATTTGACCCCGGTGCTACGCACTCCTTCATTTCAACTAAATTTGCAAAGAAGCTTGATGTGTTGCCAGACCCTCT
This Eucalyptus grandis isolate ANBG69807.140 chromosome 7, ASM1654582v1, whole genome shotgun sequence DNA region includes the following protein-coding sequences:
- the LOC120296255 gene encoding phenylacetaldehyde reductase-like, producing the protein MDEYHNKEKKKKKKKKISTREEKQKVVCVTGGAGYIASWVVKLLLQRGYTVKATMRDPNDPKKTGHLLALEGAKERLQLFKADLLEEGSFDSVVNGCIGVFHTASPVLLSVADPQAELIDPALKGTLNVLRSCAKVSSIKRVVVTSSIATVSYIAKPLTSGDLVDETWFSDPEFCEKSKLWYVLSKILAEKAAWESAKENEIDLVTINPGIVIGPLLQPTVNLSVEVILNFVNGAQTFPNECYCFADVRDVANAHVLAFENPSACGRYYVVGEVAPCHDALKILQNMYPTLHLPDKCEDDKPFTSKYEYSREKAEALGVNFTPLEISLRDTIESLREKGFISV